Below is a genomic region from Amphiura filiformis chromosome 19, Afil_fr2py, whole genome shotgun sequence.
tttaataattctagctaaaattctggcttattttttTCTGTATAAATCTTTCTGGCTAAGATTTCAGCGGTAACATTTCTGGctaatctcatttaaatatttcggccctttttcaggttagaatcaggcctgatttcatttctggttaatatttctggctaataattctgtttaataattctagctaaaattctggcttattatttctggttaaatttttctggctaaaatttcaggcctgaaattaacatttctggcttatctcatttaaatatttcggccctttttcaggttagaatcaggcctgaaTTCAGTCATTATTTCAGGCCTGATTTCTAGCTAAATTCAGGTTTAATTCAGGCCTGACACTTTGGTAAGGGAcgtcactcgtcctcatttaaataatttaaataaaattctgtccaccataaggtaccacagggcTATTCGCAcgttaatacaataaaacatgtgataggtatgaatggttttggaatcgaactagacacctgtccctctgtcacttaaaacttagaaccaacgtggctgccatttcaattgttataccgttccgcttGAGTTTATTCGATACGGTCTATTAGAGGGGCAGATATAACTCCAAGCTGTGAGGAAAATGTCCTTAAATGTTTGCGTTTTCACCTCAGATATCCACCAATGGACTGTGGCCCATACATGACAAAACAAAGTTGCCATATTTTGCACCCAATTAATACAGTGCTCACATGTACAATATAAAATGTATACGTATATGTGACCTGCTGCCATGAAAAGATACCTTGGCTACTGCATTGGCGTTCTTTGTTTGCCGTGCACCTGTTCAAACCAGTAGTATATTATgcatgtccttcgtgaatggggGCGCAATGGGCCATTCATGAAggactggcttgtacaggtgcatggcaaacaaagaacatcaagatcagtcagccaggatgtctcaaaactaccaacttgccactttacgctcatttcgtggtagcaggtcccATATTGACATTGCATTTACAAATGAGGCCTGGTGGCTTTCAATCATTTGGTAAAACAAAGATATTATGTCTCTTCAatagaaaaaataataatgtgtatGTTATGCTCATGTTTTAAAGGCACTTTTTTCTGGGACAGGCCAATCTATTTATAAGAAGCCCAATTTTACAGAAAAGGCACCTTCACCCCCTGCAGTTATTAAACACCCACACTCCTGGCCTTATTCAATCCAAAGTACTGACCAGTCATTaaactattcctgttgaaatacatGCACCCCCTATGCATATGGAGGACatgatgaccttaatctctcacacagggggtgtatatttcaaatggagtcaccctttcagataaccatttgaaattcaaactctcTGTGTGAAAGGGGGTGCATATTTCAAAtcgattcacccattcaggtacaggtaaccatttgaaattcaaactccctatGTGGGTCATGTTCTCCCCAGAATatggcttttaaatggaatggcccatttgtCATTCACTGAATGTCAATCATGCATGAAAATATCAAGGACTCAGAAACACAAGGCCTCATGTCTAAAAATAAGATTTTGGCATTTTCAGAGAAAAAATTTATCTTCCCAGTAACACAGTCCCTTCTCTATAACAcacctttttcaaaattctaaGTCGTTAAACAAGTTCTTATTATCATGCGGTTATAGTACAACCAAATCTTCAATCACCTTTTTCTCAAAATGGTTTAACATGGACATAAAGACTTTATGTTTCTGAGCCCACCATCATTCATGTTTCAGCACTTGTGTTTCCAGAGCTACTTTCTTGTCATTttgcaaatgaattttaaatAATTACTGTGCAGGTCTCAACTCaaattgaaagtgatttaattAGAAAAACTGTGTACATTTAAAATAGGTATTGCCCTAAGAGTTGTACAATTTGTGAGTGATTCTATCCACACTAAAACAACATTTCCATCACCCATTAACTCATATACTAGCCGGCCATGTTAAggatggtcttaaccctggaattatggacatTTATGGGCctaataactgctaaattattgatcTAAGGTATATGAAAGtatgcatatttagaatggcaaaaacatctgtgaggtcaaatttgagcaaaatgtcattctaaatatgtatacttttatcaaccttagaccaacaatttggcaggtatgaggcccaaaagtttccgtaattccagggttaagaccaattgGCATTACAGATGCTGCCTTCATACaatcttagatagcgagaaccaatcagagcaagcattagaaaaatccaaaccatgcattgactGTGTATATATGCACAGGAACGCACTCCGCGTAGTGCTTTcggatgttttcatttttcttgcgggttgatgtatttatatttgcttgtatttttcaCAAcacttttagtgacaattttgttataaaaatagcaaaaatcatggaatttttttcttgtgtatgaaataggttaatgcatatcacttgttccttgagaaattgtacaaaataatgcacttgtactgagatgttgatgcgtctaatgcactcccccctttggAGCTCTGGGCTCATGCATTAGATACGCCTGCattatttgtacaatttcacttccagcaagtgatacgcattaacctataattgttaCATGGGAGGCATAGCATTTTGAATTGGTCTGCTCCCAAAGTAACATGCAGTTTCTGCTTTATAAACAAATAACCACATGAGCACTATTGCCTTGTTACATCTTACAGTGCCTCTAATTGgttaattatttgatataatcatctcagtaaccaatcaatAGAGCTTTCAGATCTCTCAGCAATTTTAAGGTGAATCctcatcagccctactgactattcttaccatatctctgattggctcaatacataagATACtcctcttttaaccaatcaaaataattcttagagggtctaattaacaaaagcAAATACTGTGTTTTTACTTGGAAGGGCAGAAACTTCACGTTTACTATTCATAGTACCTGATACAAATAATTATTCATCTCAGGTTAGTACCAAGGAATTAAACTGGAGAATATGTACCATATTTATTATGTCATTCATCATGGTCAACATCGGACTTGTATCATCTCCTATAATAGTTGATATGTATCTGGGTACAGGAATTCCTTATTCTCCATGTTAAATTCCTTGGTTTGTATATTATTTTACCTGGAAATAGTCTAGAGTGAAAAACATGCATTAAGTTAACACAGCCAAACTCTATAGCCCTCCAAGTCCTCCTGGTGTAATAACCAAGGTGGTACCAATACCCATGGTGTACCTCCTCTGGATTCACCATAATATGTCTCTGGAATTACCCATGACTTTCCATCTTAAAAGGGAAGATTGCAATGTCAACTTTCCCTGGCAAGATCTGACAGCAAGCCAGACCATGACCAGAAGGTACCATGagtatacaatgtagttttatcagctcgtaatcggcgggccttataacatcgcggattaatatcaatatattttattttgagaattgccttgtgacatcaagccagaagcatcacaaagtattaattgaagtcctataatACTTTGTGTACTTTAAACgtgtctacttttcggcatagtggtaaaagtctaacaattcctgccgattaggagctgatcaaagtatcggtttatttcaccttgaaggcatggatagtcttggAAATATGGGATAACTTTATAGGACTTTACTGTTTGAGAACAAAGGTTGCATAAGTGAACTACTGCATGACATACCTCTATGTTTGAAGCACATATTgtgaaaatgttatgaaaatcAAAATGCTTGTTTTTCACTCCAAACCTGAAATAAAACTGAGGGAATATCCTCAGTGACTGAGGGAATATCCTCAGTGAGCACTCATGTAAGCCATGATGTAAATACCCTATTACAAAGATGCTCACAAATTAAAAATGTctataatgtattttgttttttcttaacacATATCAAAATATGTCATGTAGGATACAATATCAGAATTAATAGATCACTTATGAGATCTTGTCCTTTAAATTATAAAattctttgttttaaattataaaatatcaGTTTGAAACAAATATATACCACAAACTGGTGATATTGACCATCAAATCATGTCAATATCCATGACATCCAGGAAATAACATTATGCATTAGCCTGGTTCTATTTCATGTAGATTTAACCTGATCAGAGTATGAGAAGAGTTTCACTTGGCTATGAATCTACATTTGTACACATACTACAAACTATTCCTTAAAAGTGCACTAGTGCATCTGCTTCAGACTTTTGGTCCTGTAGACTGTGAAAGGAGATTTCTCCTTGGAATGATCTGTGAAAACGAATGTGCACAAATTGGTTGTCTCCTACATCCACCTGTAAGATTGAATACAAATAGAAGAAAGATATTGTATTTAACTCCatcgtgagaactacctgctgattggctttaaaagaagttttcattatcaattggaccaatcagcaacattgttagaataatttcaccacacaaaaaaattggggtgaattatttgcaaagcttaaTTCTAGTTGGTGATTAaattgaagatatcatgtaattgaccaatcagaggcaatgtttagatcggcaggtagtgctcagagggttaaaaTAAGCTTCAAAATATTCCAAATGTTTTCAAAAGATCTTGCAAATACATTGCTTGTATTAATGCTCTGTGTGTTGGCCATATACACATCAACATAAAAACTcccaaattttgatatattttctcaaaatatcaagagctatcactAGTATCAGCTATCTTTTaagaccactgaaccaataccaggcttttTTGTACTtatattaatgcatttttcatgctcattccaattatggtcatgaacatttgtcatctgcagttgagACCCGCTGGGAGAAAGTGAAAGTCCCTCATTGGCTTCCAATTCAACAAAGCATCAATTTCAAAATTCTCCTGCTATGTGCTATAGTGTGTTTCTATCaggttgagagtaatgccatgttggattttgcagtggcagattctaaTCAGTGCGTTTAATGCGGTTGTGTCGCCAGCATACGAACAAATTGCCCTTCTATGTGTGTATATACACCCCATGGGATTAGGATAACGtgcaatttgaatctgccactgtgaaatccaacatggcgttactctcaacttgagatgagacatacTATAATCTTCAATTTCCATTCTTGGTATCACATTGCTTGTTCTTGAAGTCCTTCAATGGCTTCCAATTCAACATCACTATCATCAATTGCAAAAAATTCTCCTGCTAACCTACAATTTGTATTCATACAAGTACACATCTTCAGGATCTAACCACCTACACACCTTCCAACTTTAAAGAAggacatacccagcaaacacaaaaacgtttttaaaacgttttaaataagttatattttgggttttggtttaggtaaaacgttttaataacattaaaatgtcgggttatataaaggtcatgataatcgttttaaaacgttttgcatgaaaacacactacaacatttttggccaaatattttgtcaacacttaaataacattatgttaaaatatttgcatccagcaaacacagacatgttgttttttacaaaacgttttaataacatttaaatgtcgggttatataatggtcgtgaaaacattttaaaaacgttattgtaaatattttgggcaaacattttttgcaaaatatttttcaaccccaaaataacattctgtttagaatgatttgtaccaagttttcaaaaatgtttttggaatgttattaaaacgtttttataccctttatataacctgacatttaaatgttttctgtaaaacatttgtgtttgctgtgcagtaaattaccaacaaatgttatttaatgctatgcaaacgttttataccaataatgtaccctttatataacccgacatttaaacgttttctgacaaccttttataaccttttgcgaatgatgtcgaaaacgttttgtgtttgctgggtagatatCCTGTGCCTCCTTTGTATATATACTACCTGGTTCATGGTAGCACCTGTTCAGGGCATAGGGGACTGTGACATGCCCTCTCCTCACTAGTGTGTCAGAggggatatggcatggtttttcattttttctttctattgggtggaaaataggtcggctttggGGCAAAGCTATTGGCAAGTATGCTAATTAGAGCAATCACTGCAGAATCATGTGACATACATACCTTAACAAAGTAATTGATTCCATTAACCAGCTGAGTTGCACATAATTTGGCTTCAAATTTACTGAATGATCTACCTGCCTTGGCCTCAGCTGGTTCCCGAACctgaaatatacaaatattgaaaaagagaatattaaattaatttgaaagaaaaGGAAACAATCTTGTTTCAGTTTGATACAACATTTTTGTACATCAGTGCAATCAGTGATGATGACATTATTGACAGTGCATATTTCATTAGGCTACCATGTAGCTAGCATTGGCTCAGTGGCTCATGCAGTGCTGTATGAAACTGACAGATATAACCCAATATGGAACTCAAATGACCCTTAATTTGCAGTCATCTCAACACAAGGTTCTAccccaaatggggggggggggggggtgtttttgtGTGCATGTGCCTTTCATATGCATGCTTTAAATTACAGCATACACTTTGCAAAAGCTAGAAAAGCATGAGAAACACATATGGTGTGATCacgcaaaatcagtctgaagttggacattatattttcagtttctaggattgtaaacagcatttgcaagctatattttgcagaaaactccattgaatttggacatgaCAACACAGTTCAAAAGATTTGAGCTGTtaaggagtttccaaaacaacaggaaacaaaagcaaatacttatttattttgttggctatatctcaaaatcaatatttccgccTTCCAGCTGATTTTTCCGACTTCCAGCTGATGTTTTCATGCAGGGAGAACCTGGTTTTGGTAAAAAGATCAATAGTGCTTCATACCCCTTACTTATTACTAGATGTGTATTGAACTCTGTTTTATGCACAGCTTCAGGGTAGTATCGGGAGAAATGAGAAGAAATATTTTCTTCTCATCTTCCCTGATCtaacaatataaataaataatcttTATCACAAGATAATAATGATGCCAAAGAAACAGCCACAATGCATGCAATAACTCAGCATAATAAAGAAcaatacattatcatgattatgatccACAGTAATAGGGTTACAAGTGGAGTCAAATTAAAGTCAACCATGTCGGGAACTTGTGACTACTACCATagacccggggggtactcaagtttggtcttttggtagggacgtgcccctgagaatttgaaagtggacccataaatataccaatttttcaggaaatttggacccattgatataccaaaaatcaaaattttcggccgaatttaagccaaattgtcttattttttacaaattttcctaaaattttgggaaaattttggctagataagggaaaaattgggctattttccgaaaaaattgagaaaattttgaaaaaaagacccattcatataccaaaataggttttgaaaaaggggtcaatgatataccaaaaggctgaaaatgctacccatatttgcggcacgtccctgtatgaTCATTACCCCCCGGACCATAGATGGCTTATTTACTTACATGTTGTATAAAATTggttgaggtatcaaaatgtgcattaAAAATTTCTCAAAGGGCTACTTAACATTACAAATCACATCCAGGTAAGTAATCTTTAAAACTGCTGTTCTTAACTTCCCATTCTATAAAACAACAGGTTTCACCAATAACCACCCTGCATTTTGTTTGATATTTAAAGATTTATATTCTGTTTTCTAATTTGTACATCAAAGCCTaccatgtttttaaaaacaacaatacTACAACATACACAATACAGTCCATACTGtgattttttaaatgtatgtatgTGTATGCACATAATTGTTTGAAACAAGCGaatattcaaaacaaaacaaacaaaaacaaccaaCCACAGATCACACCTAACTTTCTCAGCAAGTTACAGGAACCAAACAATTATAGTTTTCCCAAATTTAATAATACCTGCCAGGCTGCCAGGTGAATCAAAATTTCTAAATTCTTGAATTGAGTATAACTTGAACAAACATGAatgataattttaaaatttgctgtATACCACTACCAGACAAAACTGAACATCTAGTGTATTCAAAGAGGTTAGGttaaagagtaccaactcaaaattgccccatGTGAAATGCTACATGTAAATCCAACAGTTTAGCAAGCTGCTCAGGCAAATAGCGTACGTCTGGTAATTATCGACTATAGCCCAAAATGCATTACAAAACATTCAGTGCTTAGCTACCGCATGATATAGCACATTTTTGGCGCCATGCTGTACACGAAGAACAACCACACACTTTTAAATCGAGATGTTTTCTGGATTGTACACTATTTTGCACTTCATGAGCGTCACACAAACATTGACAAGTCAGTACTCTCTGGTTTCACCTCACTGAGAACTTTTACAGGTGCAACATTTACCAACAATCCTATTAATTACCCATTTTATTTGTAGACAAAGTAGTAGTAGTACATGAACAAAATCAATCCAACATTAAAGGCAATTAAATACTTGAACATCTTCATGAGTAATTCTGGTCCAGCCCAATTGGCAAACTGTAGTAAGCATTAAAAAAGGAGAGATTTAGCACGACTCCATTATACATGTATGCCTCAGTTAGCCCCTATatacatttacatgtacaacaGCAGTAAATGTTGTCGACAAAACAATTTTCCTGCttgtcgacaagcatggaccAATTGTCGATTAAATATGAGAGATAAGCATACCGACCGACAGCGCACATGACAAAATTGTGTCAGGTGGGCTTACTACTTAGTGATCTTAGTCTTGAGGCAGCCAGAAAGAGCACTAATGGAgcccaagcctcgaaataagcaggcacccaggagccatttacccaatggtcataacattttggctcttggtccacaccaaaatcatgtgaACCAGGCTCGACATTTTTTTAAGAATAGGGTCTGGTAGTTAAAGCGGgttttgtattttatgtgtacaattaacatttaaatgactcttagctctttaaaaatggctcctggttcactagataatcacaggaccaggagccactttttccaaatgtgtggctcctggtccagaactgcttatttcgaggcttgatGGAGCCTGTTATAGATTGAGAACCTCTTGTAGTTGAGAGCAGTTAAGTGATAAAAATTGGGATCGGCAATTTTCTCTATTATTGTAGTCACATCCCTGCATGTTAAAATCATGACAAGCAGGACCACTGGCGATTAGATATACTTTATTATAAAGTAGAGCAGAGGTAGGTGGACAACACTTAcagagatcagaataaaaattaatcgagaagggaaaaaaaaagaagaaaaatgaaagaaaaaaaaaagaaaatgaataaaTCAACAAGCAAAAAAAACACTATCCTAGCGCCCTAACCGAGGCTAAATGCACATGTGCAAAATGGCGGCTCTAATGCTGGTTAATAGTTTCATGTCACTTTGCCGCTGATCGGCATGACGCATGAGTAGTGCAGCTAAACGGACATAAACAAGGCTTACGATTGGCTGATATGTCATCGCATATCACATGTGTATAGTCTCAGGCCAGccaccagactgtatgtggctatcacgggTTTGTTAGGATTGACaagcgtcaggccgacacaatctagttgtgtaggagactatcatcgtgacaCCCACGTTGGAACCCAGTTGGAACCATTGgagtacggaagaaatattcattaacgggactgaagcaatgtggccatttctatgtttgtaccgggcatttTTCGACACAGAGTCTGACACtttcgtccaaaggtaagcaaagggttggggatcgcaattttaactttgactaggtatgctaggtgaattcaaatttgccatcaaactgcatcatttgatatatcaaattaaagcccttgagtaaacaaagccaaaactgaaaacctttttttcatagcactttccatagcaaagttacatcttgtcaaagattgactttcatcaaaaagattcagctagcaaaattccccaaaacagcatttcgggggtgtttctagatcttagtctcattatgacaGTGCtcgctttttttaatggaactgctatcaaaatccctctaaaattccatgtgcgattgtcttatcaccataaaaaatcatatatttgggtcaagtgaagtatagaaaacatatttatgtaggtttccttgactggcctgttcttttaaatttctgtgtaaatatgcattgacattgtcggcgaatttggctgactagcaatgtgttaactacatgtaaggtttgcctggcatacctatgtTCAGAACATCATACTAATTCACTTTCCCAATGGACTACTAAAACATGCCACCTTCGATGTACAGCTGTAATTTTCTCCCAAATATGTTTCACTTACCATTTCATGTTTGCTCAAGCTTGACCAGCACATGGTGAAGAATTTATAGAATCCATTTTCAACATGTATGTTCCTTCAAAATGACAATTTCATGTCAATATTCCCAGCAGCAGCTTCCTAAATGTCCAACTTTCATGAATTGATCAGAGATGTTATCATAGCATGTTCTGACCTCTATGACAATGTGCTTGGCCAAGCCTCCCAATTGCCATATCAACTCCCAACCACACTCATTGGGAGATGGCTTCTTCCCAAATGCAGGATAGGATGTTTTTTTCCATCTCATTCCTTGCACTGGCTGACCTATTCTTCAATACCATCTAGTGCAGAGAATAAGAACTATGCctcaatatgatgataatatgcaCACATGTTCCAGATAATGATGCAATATTGCACACATCATTGCACATGCATGGCATGCTATGTCTTGAAATACCCTCCACTCAAGCATGCAAGCATTAACCAATGAGGAGTTAACATGTTGGCAATTTAGAAAGGGTTGCCATTTCATGCCTTTCTGCACACATTGGGGTGCTATGGATTAAATGCTCTGTGGACACACTGACTTTTTTATTGCTTGCACTGCCTTGGGCTGTATTGAGGTGTAATAATTGGAAATCATGATTTGGGGTTATGTTTTGGAGTATATACATTGAACATATACAGCTGAAATTTGACTGTGGATATTTAAACTTTCTTGAACAAAGTGAgtacaaattggggatcatatttttcagacaTGGAATAAGGACTTTTAATGTAAGTTGAAAGTGGTAGGTATacaggaatttttataactggtgtagttatcatgttttgaaatatacactctttgacagctctctccgtgcctgtttgaatgcctggtaataccatgtacccatacactaggtatgggtacatgagacCAGGTATATGGCATACCtacaattaataattaattaagcTTACCTGATCTACATAAGTTTGGCACTCCTTGGAAGCAGGCTCTGGTGATTTCATTCCTCCACACATTCCAGCCATCGTGTTTATCGTCTTTCTgagattttaaaaattattatgaCTCTTCTAACTACTGCAGACTGGAGCCTGGCCTGGGGGTGCGGGTATTATTATTAAGCTTAAAAATTAATTCATACAATTtacaaaactaaacaaaaaaaGCCCTGTAAACGTGCAGTCCTCAATCGAAGTACTAGATATTATTCATTAAAACTGCATGCACAATTCAATGTTCCACAGATCTGCAACTACAAGCGAAGATGgtaattaatgtaatttttgttgATGAGAAGCCCGATATGCCGATTCATCATCACCTGatgactttgttttgtttttgatcaattaacctttgaccttacaTAAACTGAACTGACTTTCATTTAGTCTGATCAATTTTTGAAGATTTCCAACTATAGTCATCCACTACATCATGTTATATTGCTTACTTCTTCGAATCAAAGTCAAGGGACCGTGTAAGATTGTAATTGGTAAATCAGGTTGAGTTCCATTGACCTTTCTTGCataaaatataattaattatataTTTCTAGCTGAGAAAATAACGGTGACTTGTTGTTGGTTCTCCCAAAATTAATCtcttacatattttttttttcatatttatgtaGCAGGTGGACGGTGTCGTAACCTACAcgtctaagggagtgttcagaaatactttgggaggggggctggaaaatattttttcgcGTGGATTTTTTTAACCCACCCCCTCCTCTTCGTGAACCCataacttttttgaccccccctcatgtTAGGTACCGGTACGGTACAAAATGTTTTGACCCCCcttataaggctaatgaaagtcgattccttgtttcccgttaccctacttcgctcaaaaccaattgctggccaaatatttcattattttgaataaaacattgatttctaaCAAAATTTAACATACCAGTAAAAagattgtggttttaaatatatatatcataaatctctttcagttgattttcagggattttccttgcagtaggagcatgccgtaaaaaatattgtgaaacttttgataattagttgtacaactacaaactgtgatttatcacatgtatacatgggtagttacccgggggtagttattggtttacacctgtaacagatgcaataatgaaatggtatgaaataagtgaataatgaaaaatgaaatggtcacctacacagtcatgaaaaattgtgtaacgggaaacaacttaaggaattgactttcattggcctaatgtaCTATTCTTCATCAAAGGACAAGGGAAACATTAATTTTAACGATACTAAAACTTGTAAGTTTTAGTATCGTTAAATTAAAAGTTGTATTTATGTGCAGTGAaacgaggattttactcaaataaaaacacccttggtttgaaatttgcccctaaacaagaATAGATATTCGGCGTGTGTCGGTAATGAGTGTCATTcagaattattttaaaaatctgGTTTGTAAAATCGCtcggaaaccactcttttgtgccaaataacttaataggcctaaatataaatatgtcaccactataAATGGCCGGTAATTGGGTCATTAAAAAACTACCCTAAACGAGGATCATCCTTAAAAAAACCACTACTTCTtccagtaaaatgagtgttttgagaccctaatcgcggatccctgttttgcttttcaaaacccaccctaaatccgcgttttctttcacgcggatgcttaggccctacaacttttatacatgagtgccccctccccctaTATTGAATCTTAAGCCTATCTCTCGTCacaaacgtttaaatgccggattgttaaaatataataataaagccatttttaaaagttgctataaaatattctaacaatatacttttaaaagggggtac
It encodes:
- the LOC140141511 gene encoding cystatin-B-like, with protein sequence MAGMCGGMKSPEPASKECQTYVDQVREPAEAKAGRSFSKFEAKLCATQLVNGINYFVKVDVGDNQFVHIRFHRSFQGEISFHSLQDQKSEADALVHF